One Thermoanaerobacter kivui genomic window, TGCACATATCGTTTTACTGGTGCTGTTTGACCATTTTCCGCATTTATCTCCCCATCTGGAGATTACTTCATCACCCTGTATAAATTCTACAACCTCACAGCGATTGGGACAATCTGTACATTCAAAACCCACAGCGCGGTATTTAAAATCACTGACTTCAAACCCTTTAAAAGAGGTATATCCCTTCTCTTTTACAGCCTCTTTTGCAAGTATCGCTGCTCCAATAGCCCCCATTACTCCATAATGCTCAGGCACATAAACCTTCATGCCTAATGCTTTTTCAAACGCTGCTTTAATTCCTTTATTCGCCGCCACACCGCCTTGAAAAACAATTGGCTCTCTTATGTCCTTTCCTTTTCCTACATTGTTTAAGTAATTTCGTACAAGAGCCTCACACAAGCCGCTAATTATGTCAGGCAGTGAATAGCCCATTTGTTGTTTGTGAATCATATCAGATTCCGCAAAAACGCTACATCTTCCCGCAATTCTCACAGGACTTTTAGACTGTAAAGCTATATCT contains:
- a CDS encoding acyl-CoA dehydratase activase, which codes for MQGYMGIDVGSVSTNIAVIDENNKVIESVYIRTQGQPIKAVQNALKEIKNKMGDIVIKGIGTTGSARQLTGLMVGADIVKNEITAHAIAASNVIKDVRTVIEIGGQDSKIIILRDGVVVDFAMNTVCAAGTGSFLDQQAYRLNIPIEEFGDIALQSKSPVRIAGRCSVFAESDMIHKQQMGYSLPDIISGLCEALVRNYLNNVGKGKDIREPIVFQGGVAANKGIKAAFEKALGMKVYVPEHYGVMGAIGAAILAKEAVKEKGYTSFKGFEVSDFKYRAVGFECTDCPNRCEVVEFIQGDEVISRWGDKCGKWSNSTSKTICANTAS